A genomic window from Camelus ferus isolate YT-003-E chromosome X, BCGSAC_Cfer_1.0, whole genome shotgun sequence includes:
- the LOC102524565 gene encoding putative MAGE domain-containing protein MAGEA13P has protein sequence MPHGQQSQCGKLEGGPLAEEEAQGLVGAQVPVAEEEAATSSSLSPLIQGTPEAVPDAGTQSVPQSSQSACSSSAIEAIPSSASNEGSSNQEEGPSTSQAPEFLLGDVLNRKVVELVRFLSVKYVTKEPITEEEMLTSVIKEHKDHFPLIFSKVCECLEIVFGIEVKEVDPTSHTYVLVKILDLTYDGMLSDARGMPKTGLLVLILGMIFLEGNRASEEKVWDMLSVIGVHAGQEDFIYGEPRKLITEDLVREEYLEYRQVPNSDPPSYEFLWGPRAYAETSKMKVLQFFAKVSGADSASFPSWYEEARRDDEERVQVAEDDAAMASASPSITSSSLSGPE, from the coding sequence ATGCCTCACGGTCAGCAGAGTCAGTGTGGCAAGCTTGAAGGAGGCCCTCTGGCTGAAGAAGAGGCTCAGGGCCTGGTGGGTGCACAGGTTCCTGTagctgaggaggaggcagccacCTCCTCTTCGCTGTCTCCTTTGATCCAGGGCACCCCAGAGGCTGTGCCTGATGCGGGAACCCAGAGTGTTCCCCAGAGTTCTCAGAGCGCCTGCTCCTCCAGTGCCATTGAAGCCATTCCATCAAGCGCATCAAATGAGGGCTCCAGCAACCAAGAAGAGGGTCCAAGCACCTCCCAGGCTCCCGAGTTCTTGCTTGGTGATGTGCTAAACAGGAAGGTAGTTGAATTGGTGCGGTTCTTGAGTGTCAAGTATGTAACAAAGGAGCCcatcacagaggaagaaatgctgACGAGTGTCATCAAAGAGCATAAGGATCACTTCCCTTTGATCTTCAGCAAAGTCTGTGAGTGCCTGGAGATTGTCTTTGGCATTGAAGTGAAAGAAGTGGATCCCACCAGCCACACCTATGTGCTCGTCAAAATACTAGACCTCACCTACGACGGGATGCTGAGTGATGCCCGCGGCATGCCCAAGACCGGCCTCCTGGTACTTATCCTGGGGATGATCTTCTTGGAGGGCAACCGTGCCTCCGAAGAGAAAGTCTGGGACATGCTGAGTGTCATCGGGGTGCATGCTGGGCAGGAGGATTTCATCTACGGGGAGCCCAGGAAGCTGATCACCGAAGATTTGGTGAGGGAAGAGTACCTGGAGTACCGGCAGGTGCCCAACAGTGATCCTCCCAGCTACGAGTTCCTGTGGGGGCCAAGGGCTTATGCTGAAACCAGCAAGatgaaagtcctgcagtttttcGCCAAGGTCAGTGGGGCCGACTCCGCTTCCTTCCCATCCTGGTATGAGGAAGCCAGGAGAGATGACGAAGAGAGAGTCCAGGTGGCTGAAGATGATGCTGCCATGGCCAGTGCAAGTCCCAGCATCACATCCAGCAGCCTCTCCGGCCCTGAGTGA